One segment of Thermodesulfovibrio sp. 3907-1M DNA contains the following:
- a CDS encoding amino acid ABC transporter substrate-binding protein translates to MKRAGLMILVLSLIFLFVAQAFSADVIRFGAALSLTGKLAKEGNLVKNGYELWKETVNKKGGIRVGNKYYKVDIKYYDDESDPNRAAKLVEKLITEDGIKLILGPYGSESVFSTSAITEKYGALMVQGGAAADKLYTRGFKNLFGIYTVATEYMDDTLKMLRNKTPKPNTVAIVYSNDLFSTQVAQGAYASAQKYGYKVVYYKDYPKGTQDLSTVIVEIKAKNPDILIGCGHFQDTVVIVKQSKDYKLNPKAIAFSVGPTLPDFITALKGDAEYIFGSAQWTPTLKYKDPVFGSNANFVKAFKAKFGVEPNYHAAGGAAAAVIFQRAIEKAGSFTDINRIRQALASFNEETLFGKIRFDATGKVVGKGMPVIQILRGQQKTVYPEAAAEAKPVYPKPAWR, encoded by the coding sequence ATGAAACGAGCAGGTTTAATGATTTTGGTATTAAGCTTGATTTTTTTATTTGTAGCTCAGGCTTTTTCTGCTGATGTGATCAGATTTGGCGCAGCTCTGTCTCTTACAGGAAAACTTGCAAAAGAAGGAAATCTTGTAAAAAACGGTTACGAACTGTGGAAAGAAACTGTAAACAAAAAGGGAGGAATACGAGTAGGAAATAAGTATTATAAGGTTGATATTAAATATTACGATGACGAAAGTGATCCAAACAGAGCAGCAAAGCTTGTGGAAAAACTCATAACCGAAGATGGCATCAAACTCATTTTAGGTCCATACGGCAGTGAATCAGTTTTTTCAACATCTGCGATTACTGAGAAATACGGAGCTTTAATGGTTCAGGGAGGTGCTGCTGCAGACAAACTTTACACAAGAGGCTTTAAAAATCTATTTGGAATTTATACAGTAGCCACTGAATACATGGATGATACTTTAAAAATGCTAAGGAATAAAACTCCTAAACCAAATACTGTTGCAATTGTTTATTCAAACGACCTTTTCTCCACACAGGTTGCACAAGGTGCATATGCTTCAGCTCAGAAATATGGTTATAAAGTAGTATATTACAAGGACTATCCAAAGGGAACACAGGATTTATCAACAGTTATTGTGGAAATTAAAGCTAAAAATCCTGATATTCTAATAGGATGTGGACATTTCCAAGATACTGTTGTAATAGTTAAACAAAGTAAAGATTATAAATTAAATCCAAAGGCAATTGCCTTTTCAGTTGGTCCAACTTTACCAGATTTTATAACAGCACTTAAAGGTGATGCTGAATACATTTTTGGTTCAGCTCAATGGACTCCAACCTTGAAATATAAGGATCCTGTTTTTGGTTCAAATGCAAATTTTGTAAAAGCCTTTAAAGCAAAATTTGGCGTGGAACCAAATTATCATGCTGCTGGTGGTGCTGCTGCTGCAGTTATATTCCAGAGAGCTATTGAAAAGGCTGGCAGTTTCACAGATATAAACAGAATAAGACAAGCCCTTGCCAGCTTTAATGAAGAAACACTCTTTGGAAAAATCAGATTTGATGCAACAGGAAAAGTTGTTGGTAAAGGAATGCCTGTTATCCAGATACTGAGAGGGCA